The following are encoded together in the Lactuca sativa cultivar Salinas chromosome 1, Lsat_Salinas_v11, whole genome shotgun sequence genome:
- the LOC111909097 gene encoding protein THYLAKOID ASSEMBLY 8, chloroplastic, with translation MASSLRLHLPFRSACNRSAAFNPIGNPRCYTTVRCGPRDNRGPLYKGRTLSIEAIQAVQSLKRSHRSDPTNNDTVSKTLSRLVKSDLVAAFNELLRQDQFDLALKVFSAIRSEDWYKTDLSLYAKLVASMATKRMTDDIDNLILDIEVDDVVSSDSKGLITLIKALLAADRAESTVRIYEMMKSGGWNCNSPSNDYVGKVLSRGLRRLGKKKVADEIDSEIGRVSGGISEKMVV, from the coding sequence ATGGCGTCTTCGCTCCGCCTTCATCTGCCATTCCGCTCTGCCTGCAACCGTTCCGCCGCCTTTAACCCCATCGGAAATCCTAGATGCTATACTACAGTTCGATGCGGTCCGAGAGACAACCGTGGTCCGCTTTACAAAGGCCGAACGCTGAGCATAGAGGCAATACAAGCCGTTCAATCACTCAAACGATCACACCGTTCAGATCCCACCAATAATGATACCGTTTCCAAAACTCTATCTCGTCTCGTCAAATCCGACCTCGTCGCCGCCTTCAACGAGCTCCTCCGTCAAGATCAGTTCGACCTAGCTCTCAAAGTCTTCTCCGCCATCAGATCTGAGGACTGGTACAAAACCGACCTATCTCTGTACGCGAAGCTGGTGGCGTCGATGGCGACTAAAAGAATGACGGATGATATTGACAATCTGATCCTCGACATAGAAGTGGATGACGTGGTTTCATCTGATTCGAAGGGACTCATAACGCTTATCAAGGCGTTGCTTGCTGCTGACAGGGCTGAATCGACGGTCAGGATATATGAGATGATGAAATCCGGCGGGTGGAATTGTAATTCTCCATCGAATGATTATGTAGGTAAGGTTTTGAGTAGGGGATTGAGGAGATTAGGGAAGAAGAAGGTAGCTGATGAGATAGATTCAGAAATTGGGAGGGTGTCGGGTGGTATTTCGGAAAAGATGGTGGTTTAA